A single genomic interval of Hydractinia symbiolongicarpus strain clone_291-10 chromosome 8, HSymV2.1, whole genome shotgun sequence harbors:
- the LOC130653689 gene encoding LOW QUALITY PROTEIN: methyltransferase-like 26 (The sequence of the model RefSeq protein was modified relative to this genomic sequence to represent the inferred CDS: substituted 1 base at 1 genomic stop codon) → KGDALELASGTGQHVSYFAKHFPGWTWQPTDITKNHIDSIEEYRKESKLSNIRPALYADASKNYKAWHNGSFVENSFDFILNVNMIHISPVGVTEGLFSAAGVLLKPGGIMITYGPYSEDGVLSPQSNVRFDESLRAQNSQXGVRDVCWLKELASQNGIVLNKKVEVPSNNKCLVFTKTGPS, encoded by the coding sequence AAAGGAGACGCTTTGGAACTAGCGTCAGGAACCGGTCAACATGTTTCTTACTTCGCAAAACATTTTCCCGGTTGGACATGGCAGCCTACTGATATAACGAAAAATCATATCGACAGTATCGAGGAATATCGAAAAGAATCAAAGCTTTCGAACATTCGTCCAGCGTTatatgctgacgcaagcaaaaattacaAAGCATGGCATAATGGCAGCTTTGTGGAAAActcttttgattttattttaaatgttaacATGATCCATATTAGTCCGGTCGGTGTAACGGAAGGTTTATTCTCCGCCGCAGGTGTTTTATTGAAACCCGGAGGTATAATGATAACATATGGCCCATATTCAGAAGATGGAGTGTTGTCGCCTCAAAGTAACGTTAGATTTGATGAGAGTTTACGAGCACAAAATTCACAATAGGGAGTAAGAGATGTTTGTTGGTTAAAAGAACTTGCATCACAAAATGGAATTGTTTTGAATAAAAAGGTTGAAGTGCCTAGTAACAATAAATGTCTTGTGTTTACAAAAACTGGTCCCTCTTAA
- the LOC130653687 gene encoding histamine H2 receptor-like, translating into MFENCSEIIQELIYHDMDNIDHAEILEALEYFCRLITSGNLTAINEYFQRECCTVGMHLQLCHEFAGSHLNMSLDLNCSDMRSSHVMGDSLHNVTSFSAINDHFDIMTFALIVILLPIGVAGNLLILYAILKMKCLPIQTGYFLNNLAIADLGVIVEFIAYFIYHKDDGPVSENIHKYLFPSIDIFFGSVSLLQVTCISIERAVAVTWPLKYPSYISMRRAKYVVYFIWTFSLHLVVLGLLRIVITDKTYARSVFYFQVVVLLLIPMSVIVIAYLFVFVSAYQNLSQERRRLKMLTFMLRNNDVVAQQDDGDRKLTWKSNSIRCKEIKLSLNVAMVVVPFLLVWGFFFFVNVYESETEHQITGVYNWLVTILPFCVSTTNPVLYLIFTRSLRNAVKSVIKRKVRKRLSRTELSTITLSSNTGNNSRRPSSVTYNVTALNSSGRKIGRDFTYLLAPEIEEEQLVEY; encoded by the coding sequence atgtttgaaaattgCAGTGAGATTATCCAGGAGTTGATTTACCATGACATGGACAACATTGATCACGCGGAAATTCTGGAAGCCTTAGAATATTTCTGCAGGCTAATCACGAGTGGAAATTTGACAGCCATAAATGAATACTTCCAAAGAGAATGCTGCACCGTTGGCATGCATTTGCAGTTGTGTCATGAATTCGCTGGCTCGCATTTGAACATGTCTCTTGATCTCAACTGCTCCGATATGAGGTCATCTCACGTCATGGGTGATTCCCTTCACAACGTGACGTCTTTCTCGGCGATAAATGATCATTTCGATATAATGACGTTTGCACTTATTGTCATCCTTCTTCCAATTGGAGTTGCCGGAAACCTGTTAATTTTATACGCCATTTTGAAGATGAAATGCCTTCCGATACAAACAGGATATTTCCTAAACAATCTTGCTATCGCTGATTTAGGTGTTATTGTTGAATTTATTGCATACTTTATATATCATAAAGATGACGGTCCAGTCTCGGAAAACATACATAAGTACTTATTCCCGTCGATCGACATTTTTTTCGGTTCCGTCTCTTTGCTACAGGTGACGTGTATCAGTATTGAAAGAGCGGTAGCCGTAACATGGCCGTTGAAATATCCGTCATACATCTCAATGAGACGTGCAAAGTATGTTGTTTATTTCATCTGGACATTTAGTTTACATCTTGTTGTGTTGGGTCTACTTCGTATTGTTATCACTGACAAAACCTACGCTCGTTCTGTGTTTTATTTCCAAGTTGTGGTACTTCTACTGATACCAATGAGCGTTATTGTCATAGCTTACTTATTTGTTTTCGTATCTGCGTATCAAAATCTCTCCCAGGAAAGGCGACGATTAAAAATGCTGACGTTTATGTTGAGAAATAACGACGTCGTGGCACAGCAGGACGACGGCGACAGAAAACTTACTTGGAAATCCAATTCCATTCGATGTAAAGAAATCAAGTTATCCTTGAATGTTGCTATGGTAGTTGTACCGTTTTTACTAGTGTGGGGCTTCTTTTTTTTCGTGAATGTTTATGAATCAGAAACAGAGCATCAAATTACTGGAGTGTACAACTGGCTAGTCACAATCCTACCCTTCTGCGTATCTACTACAAACCCAGTGTTGTATCTAATATTCACTCGATCTTTGCGCAATGCTGTCAAATCCGTTATTAAACGAAAAGTACGGAAGAGACTTAGTCGTACAGAGTTGAGCACTATAACGCTTTCCTCAAACACTGGAAATAACAGTCGTCGACCGTCATCTGTTACTTATAACGTCACGGCGCTTAATAGCAGCGGTCGAAAAATAGGTCGGGATTTTACTTACTTACTGGCGCCAGAAATCGAGGAGGAACAATTAGTCGAGTATTAG
- the LOC130653686 gene encoding glutamic acid-rich protein-like, translating to MTERGRFLYKKVEANEKFHKNRTTKYVDTEKKHAENSQRYYENRNLVRNRLKRLNGRKTEYAESNKPVKDGAGLDSPLKANYTKVDKELDKLKVLRVSEQELIDELMKKEELEKNEKLKKTHYPQNRFSYVAKGKNQNVFSKRDDEKTLKKEREVVKKPFQRESFKPMFSKKPKPDYVTEKERNPKSYHFVPNYKYDPGRFKWVAPNVKKEKLVEQKQQNGLQNKLPEDKCRKADTCEGNDEGFTEEDFEAMDCIESFQKEEEERKELCKSVDEESLKETFNIEGETGESKINECNLQDSSVDKSNNQIQLTDSKLQKQSMQEDPSQVKKIGQETPENTSKLQEGNDVLPVNNIVPQKEIQQNVQQTTKKRLKLEDIFKEMLGVKCDPVTEHKPWQNCQNEGTRGKEADGVAAQKKPHLRSIVMVADLEKELMRGLNISANTKGCLNADVNLESTHGEDSKDIKSECTLSGSSNKEKDAKEETQISLESDSGIDLAKEKSLIHKEGEKVKKAETINNHKEKDVQEDEEENGEEKKEEKGNEKEQEHIGDLAVGQSTEIVSGEVTRPSNPAESDGNDTESIKNDDDCDDTTFTETGESESSLSDSSEYSLTDDSSASQSYSGDDDLSETNEKDCTSSSENLSDSREGCSLNKKRRRSLKKRSNTHVVDKNNLDDKTKNFLPQNSVQRRETTPIRKIHYLPSRGRNCKKLYNWKTNQIEELNRGRRKTSGYTAPNTNVRLPVKDISTVPKKESPAKKTTAKVESASVHRCDNKTQDKKSESEDRILADEVARLDEEIRNNLVNVPTFADVIKTPQMTSEKSMMSAKEEEKCDNKAILQLPDDKQEIEEEEEEEEQEDKEDEEEDEHKIQTNNKAIRTPNNTPNNLSHDGDRLKEIYEETLRVIDRNDRPPEDNVEGNGAKHAGLCRVYEPRPKKQDFKNDVKRDVLLMETLTVQGGEDGVTDRVGQSYGMFQSHWSPVEEEVAWWSDLSGNIEYEELLLLNERPVPKSLCDSTVCKKDCYFGSGKQLYLHSPRQHGKDSSK from the exons ATGACTGAAAGGGGTagatttttgtataaaaaagtagAAGCAAATgagaaatttcataaaaatagaACAACAAAATATGTTGATACTGAGAAAAAGCACGCTGAAAATTCACAACGTTACTATGAAAACCGAAATCTTGTCAGAAATCGACTTAAAAGATTGAATGGAAGAAAAACTGAATATGCAGAAAGTAATAAGCCAGTAAAAGATGGCGCAGGACTTGATTCACCCTTAAAAGCAAATTACACAAAGGTAGACAAAGAGCTGGATAAATTAAAAGTCCTGCGAGTTTCAGAGCAAGAATTAATAGATGAGCTAATGAAAAAGGAAGAACTGGAGAAGAatgagaaattaaaaaaaacccattACCCTCAAAATAGATTTTCATATGTAGCTAAAGGCAAAAACCAAAACGTTTTTTCTAAAAGAGATGATGAAAAgacgttaaaaaaagaaagggaAGTAGTCAAAAAACCGTTTCAAAGAGAATCCTTTAAACCGATGTTTTCTAAGAAGCCAAAACCCGACTATGTGACTGAGAAAGAAAGAAATCCAAAGTCTTATCACTTTGTTCCGAATTATAAATACGATCCAGGAAGATTCAAATGGGTGGCACCGaatgtaaaaaaggaaaaactcgTTGAGCAAAAGCAACAGAATGGCTTGCAAAATAAATTACCTGAGGATAAATGCAGAAAAGCGGATACTTGTGAAGGAAATGATGAAGGTTTTACAGAGGAAGATTTTGAAGCCATGGATTGTATAGAAAGCTtccaaaaagaagaagaagaacgaaaagagctttgtAAAAGTGTGGATGAGGAGAGTCTAAAGGAGACTTTTAATATTGAAGGAGAGACAGGCGAAAGCAAAATCAACGAATGTAACCTACAAGATAGTTCAGTTGACAAGTCTAACAACCAGATACAACTAACAGATTCTAAATTACAAAAACAGTCAATGCAAGAAGATCCTTCTCAAGTTAAGAAGATTGGACAAGAAACTCCCGAAAATACTTCAAAATTACAAGAAGGAAACGATGTTCTACCCGTAAACAACATAGTTCCACAAAAAGAGATTCAACAGAACGTCcaacaaacaacaaagaaaaGGTTAAAACTGGAAGATATATTTAAAGAGATGCTTGGGGTGAAATGTGATCCAGTTACAGAACATAAACCATGGCAAAACTGTCAAAACGAAGGAACCAGAGGAAAAGAAGCTGATGGAGTAGCGGCACAAAAAAAGCCTCACTTGAGGAGTATTGTCATGGTTGCGGATCTGGAAAAGGAATTAATGAGAGGCTTAAATATTTCTGCTAACACAAAAGGATGTTTAAATGCTGATGTCAATTTAGAATCTACACATGGCGAAGATAGCAAAGATATAAAGAGTGAATGCACGCTAAGTGGGTCAAGCAACAAAGAAAAAGACGCAAAAGAAGAAACCCAAATTTCATTGGAAAGTGATTCAGGAATTGACTTAGCCAAAGAAAAGAGTTTGATACATAAAGAAggtgaaaaagttaaaaaggctGAAACAATTAATAATCATAAAGAAAAAGATGTacaagaagatgaagaagagaatggtgaggaaaaaaaagaagaaaaaggaaaCGAAAAAGAACAAGAACATATTGGAGATCTAGCAGTTGGTCAAAGTACAGAAATTGTGTCTGGTGAAGTGACGCGACCAAGCAACCCGGCAGAGAGTGACGGTAATGATACCGAAAGCATTAAAAACGACGATGATTGCGACGATACAACTTTTACTGAAACTGGCGAGAGTGAAAGTAGTTTAAGCGATTCTTCCGAATACAGCCTAACAGATGATAGTAGTGCCTCTCAGAGTTACTCCGGGGACGATGACCTTTCCGAGACAAATGAAAAAGACTGTACATCGAGCAGTGAAAATTTATCTGACAGTCGTGAAGGTtgcagtttaaataaaaaaagacggCGAAGCCTAAAGAAAAGAAGCAACACTCATGTTGTTGACAAAAATAATCTGGATGACAAGACTAAAAACTTTTTGCCACAAAATTCCGTACAACGAAGAGAAACTACGCCGAttagaaaaatacattatttgcccAGCAGGGGAAGGAATTGTAAAAAGCTTTATAACTGGAAAACAAATCAAATTGAAGAGCTGAATCGTGGAAGACGTAAAACGTCTGGATACACTGCACCAAATACAAATGTAAGACTGCCCGTAAAAGATATAAGTACTGTTCCTAAAAAAGAGAGTCCTGCAAAAAAAACTACAGCTAAAGTGGAAAGTGCCAGCGTCCATCGATGTGATAACAAAACACAAGATAAAAAATCTGAGAGTGAAGACAGGATTCTAGCTGATGAAGTGGCAAGATTAGATGAGGAAATTCGAAACAATTTAGTTAATGTGCCGACTTTTGCTGATGTGATAAAGACTCCGCAAATGACGTCAGAAAAATCAATGATGTCGGCAAAAGAAGAGGAAAAATGTGATAATAAAGCAATCTTGCAATTGCCTGACGACAAACAGgaaatagaagaagaagaagaagaagaagaacaagaagacaaagaagatgaagaagaagatgagCATAAAATCCAGACCAATAACAAAGCAATACGAACACCaaataacacaccaaataattTAAGTCATGATGGTGACAGATTGAAAGAAATATACGAAGAAACTCTTAGAGTTATTGATAGGAATGACAGACCACCTGAAGAC AACGTTGAAGGAAACGGAGCGAAGCATGCAGGTTTATGTAGAGTTTATGAGCCAAGGCCGAAAAagcaagattttaaaaatgatgtGAAAAGAGATGTTCTTCTGATGGAAACCTTGACAGTGCAG ggAGGCGAAGACGGAGTGACAGATCGTGTAGGTCAATCATACGGCATGTTTCAATCACATTG gtcTCCAGTGGAGGAAGAAGTTGCATGGTGGAGTGATTTATCTGGAAATATAGAATACGAAG AATTACTTTTATTGAACGAGAGGCCGGTCCCCAAGTCGTTGTGTGATTCAACAGTATGCAAGAAAGATTGCTATTTTGGATCTGGCAAGCAACTTTATTTGCATTCGCCTCGCCAACATGGTAAAGATAGCtcaaaataa
- the LOC130655731 gene encoding diphthine methyltransferase-like, with the protein MDLIYSEVLEETADSVEAVPGQDYFTCGTYQLLERTNETCPAKRCGSLILYKLDGSNVTRLKNISMNAILDMKWHSAQHPTLTVADSCGNALYYTFKNERLEKAAVISINAESLCLSVDWCKSDSPDNAIYSLSSGELSLVKYAESAPVIINSWKAHSLEAWIVAADYENMNLFYSGADDCLLKVWDTRASVDKPCAVSKHHMMGVCSLQASKYHPHLFCSGSYDETVVIWDNRNMRQPLSITETGGGVWRLKWHPHSDSILLAACMHNGFKIITYSDSFSKSEILYSYDKHESLAYGTDWCCTTRNDTNSIKNDINAILKNSRVGCCSFYDKFLTVLTIT; encoded by the coding sequence ATGGATCTCATATATAGTGAAGTTTTAGAAGAAACTGCTGACTCAGTCGAAGCTGTACCAGGTCAGGATTATTTTACATGTGGCACTTACCAGTTATTAGAACGAACCAATGAAACATGTCCTGCAAAAAGATGTGGATCACTAATTTTGTATAAACTGGATGGTAGTAATGTCAcaagattaaaaaatatatctatGAATGCAATATTAGATATGAAGTGGCATTCTGCACAGCATCCCACTTTAACTGTTGCTGATTCTTGCGGAAACGCTTTGTACTATACGTTTAAAAACGAAAGACTAGAAAAAGCAGCAGTGATTTCCATAAATGCAGAATCCTTATGTTTATCAGTTGATTGGTGCAAAAGTGATTCTCCTGATAATGCTATTTATAGTTTGTCTTCGGGTGAACTCAGTTTGGTAAAGTATGCTGAGTCAGCACCTGTTATAATTAACTCATGGAAAGCACATTCACTTGAAGCTTGGATTGTAGCAGCAGATTATGAGAATATGAATTTGTTTTACAGTGGTGCTGATGATTGTCTGTTAAAGGTTTGGGATACAAGAGCAAGTGTTGACAAACCTTGTGCTGTTAGTAAGCATCATATGATGGGTGTGTGTAGTTTGCAGGCTTCCAAATATCACCCACACCTCTTTTGTTCTGGAAGTTACGACGAAACTGTTGTGATTTGGGATAACCGAAATATGCGTCAACCACTATCTATAACAGAAACTGGTGGCGGGGTATGGCGGTTGAAGTGGCATCCACATAGTGACAGTATATTACTAGCAGCTTGCATGCATAAtggatttaaaataattacctACTCTGACAGCTTTTCAAAGTCTGAAATTTTATACTCGTATGATAAGCATGAGTCACTCGCCTATGGAACTGACTGGTGTTGTACAACTAGAAATGATACAAAtagtattaaaaatgacatcaATGCTATCTTGAAAAATTCACGTGTTGGCTGTTGCTCTTTTTATGATAAGTTTTTGACTGTTTTAACCATAACATAA